Genomic segment of Streptomyces sp. NBC_00654:
CCGAAGGTGTCCCTGAGCTTCGCGGTGAATTCCGCGACCACGTCGACATCCGCCTCGATGACGTCCGCGCAGTCCCGGCAGACCAGGTGGATGTGGTGGTGGCGGTCGGCCAGGTGGTACGTCGGGGCGCCGTGCCCGAGGTGGGCGTGGCTGACCAGTCCGAGCTCCTCCAGGAGCTCCAGGGTCCGGTACACGGTGGAGATGTTCACGCCCGACGCGGTCCGGCGCACCTCGCAGAGGATGTCGTCGGGCGTCGCGTGCTCCAGCGTGTCGACGGCCTCCAGGACAAGCTGGCGCTGAGGCGTCAGCCGGTAGCCACGCTGCCGAAGATCGGTCTTCCAGTCGGTGCTCACCACACGGCCAGTGTAGGTCCGGATGAGCACCTCCCCGCAGCCCCCGGGAACTGCCGGACTCGGGAACCGCCGTCCCCGGAACCGCCGTCCCTCCCCGGGACTACTTGAAGAACGCGATGCCGTCGTCGGGCATGTCCTCGAGGTTCCGCGCCATCTCGGCGACCTCTTCCGGCGTGACGACCTTCTTCAGGTGCGCCGACATGTAGGGGCGCAGCTCGACCTCGGGGGTCGCCTTCTCGCCGACCCACATCAGGTCGCTCTTCACATACCCGTAGAGCCGCTTCCCGCCGCTGTACGGGCCGGAGGCCGCC
This window contains:
- a CDS encoding Fur family transcriptional regulator, translating into MVSTDWKTDLRQRGYRLTPQRQLVLEAVDTLEHATPDDILCEVRRTASGVNISTVYRTLELLEELGLVSHAHLGHGAPTYHLADRHHHIHLVCRDCADVIEADVDVVAEFTAKLRDTFGFETDMKHFAIFGRCDGCAAKAQRAAEQKPENADEPGRAGKADELKNAGRAEKA